The genomic DNA CCGCCCCGGTCGGGTTGTTCGGGTTGATGATGACGATGGCCACCGTGCGCGGTCCGATCGCCGCAGCCATGGCCTCGAGGTCGGGACGCCAGCCGGCTTCCTCGACGCAGGGGTAGTGGACCGGCTCTCCTCCGGCGAGGACGGTCGACGCCGTCCACAGCGGATAGTCGGGGCTCGGGATGAGCACCTCGTCCCCCGGTTCCAGGAGCGCCTGCAGGGTGAGGCCCACGAGCTCGGACACCCCGTTGCCGACGGTCACCGCATCGATCCCCAGGGCCGGGAATCCGGGACGGCGCGCGTAGTGCGCGCGAATCGCCTCGCGCGTCTCCGGCAGACCAGGGGACTCGGAGTAGCCGTGGGCACGGGGAAGCGCCGCTCGCAGCGCCTCCACGATGACCGGCGGCGCCTCGAAGCCGAACGGGGCGGGATTGCCGATGTTCAGGCGGAGGATCTGCTCGCCACGGGCCTCCAGCTCTGCGGCCCGCTCCGCCACCGGACCGCGCAGGTCGTAGAGCACGCCGTCCAGTCGCGACGACCGCCCGACCCGGAAGACACCCGCCGTCTCGCCCTGCATCACGCGCCCTCCTCGGTCGAGGCCGGTCCGGCGGCTGCGGCGACATCGTCGGCGAGGCGGCGCAGCTCCGCGTCGTCGAGATCGTGCACGGTCACCCGCACGTGGCGCCCCCCGGCGGATTCGTCCTCCAGGGCGAACTCGGAACCCGGACGGACGAGCCATCCGCGGCGCGCCAGTCGATCCGCGACCACGCCGGCGTCGTCGCGGACGTCGACCCACACGTTCAGGCCGCTCGCCCCGGAGGCTTCCACTCCGCGGGCGGCGAGGAGCGCCACGAAGGACCGATTGCGGGCCGCGTAGCGGGCGCCCGCCGTCGCGATGAGCCGATGGACCTCCTCGTCACGGAGCATGGCCGCGGCGAGCTGCTGCATGACATGACTCACCCACATCGTCCCGGGGCTGAGCCGGAGGGCGAGCCGCTCCGCCGTGACCGGGTCCGAGGCCGTCACCGCCAGGCGCATGTCCGGCCCGAGGAACTTCGACACCGACCGCACGAGGGCCCAGCGTTCGTGCGCCGGGCCGATGATGCTCGCGTAGGGCCTGGGGGCGAGCAGGGAGAAGTGGTCGTCCTCGATCACGAGGACATGCGGATGGGGCGCGAGCACCTCCTGCAGTTCCGCAGCGCGGGCGGCGCTGGTGCTGACCCCGGTGGGGTTGTGCGCACGGGGCGTGCAGACGATCGCGCGCACGCCGGCCTCCAGGGCCTCGCGCACTCCCTCCACGGTCAGCCCCTCCTCGTCGACCGGGATGGCGACGGGCGTGTACCCGGCCAGCCGCGCGGTCTGGATGCTGGAGAGGAAGCAGGGGTCTTCGAGGCCCACCCGGTCGCCGTGCACGAGCGTCTGGGCGAGCAGCCGCTCCACCGCGTCGACGGCGCCCGCGGTGACCGAGAGCCGGAAGGGACGCGGCTGGTCCTCTGCGATCCAGCGCGTCGCCCACTCGGCGAGTTCGGCGTCGATCACCGACTCGCCGTAGAGGACGGACCGGGGATGCACCGCCGCGAGGGCCGCGGCGAGATCGGGCAGCAGGGCCGCCTGGGGGTTCCCACTGGCGATGTCACGCAGGGCCGTTCCGGGCGTGAAGCCCTCATCCGGCGTGGCAGCCGGTCCGAGCACCGTCGTGCCGGTGCGCCCGCCGGTGGTCGCGATGCGCGCCGTCACGAGGGAGCGATAGGCCGCGAGCACGGTGTTGCGGTTGACGCCGAGGCGCTGTGCGAGGGTGCGGACAGGAGGGAGGCGGTCGCCGGCGACGAGGGTTCCCCGTTCGACGAGGTCGCGCACGCTCTCGGAGATCTCGGCGGCGGTGACACCGCTGATCGCATCGGTCTCGCCGTCTCTGCTCTCCGCCGTGCCCATGACTCGACGGTAGGGGAGATTTTGACCTATGTCAAAATCTCCCCCACCGATCAGGGACGGTCGTCGACCTCCACGCCGTCCTCGATCTCCTCCGGCTCCAGATCGGTCACGTCGACCTCCGGGGCGTCGCCTTCTCCGTTGTTGGCGGTCGGGGGCTCCCCCGGGAACCCGGTCGTCTCGTCCTGGCGCGGATCGGTCATGCTGCCTCCTCGGTCGATGGGGATCCATGATCTCCGTACCGTCGGACGGCGACGAGCGCCTTGACAACGCCGGCTCCTCCCGCTCCCTGCGCACGCAGGCGGAGTCCAGGGAAGGGCGATACCGTGCAGAGGCGATGTCCGCTCCGACGGACCCGCTCTCCGCACGATCACCGCGATCCCCCGACAGAGGACACGATGACCCCCGGCACCCTGCCCCTCGCCGCTTCCGCCCCCGGCTACGACGGATTCATCGGCTGGGTGCTCAGCCTGATCGAGACCCTCGGTGAGGTCGGTGTCGGCCTCGCGGTGCTCATCGAGACGTTCGTCCCCCCGATCCCGTCCGAGGCGATCCTACCCGCGGCGGGGTTCCTCGCCTACGACGGCCGGATGAACGCCTGGGGCGCCTGGGCCGCGGCCACCCTCGGAGGGCTCGTCGGCGCGTGGATCTGGTACGGACTCGGCGCGGCGGTCGGCCGGGACCGCACCCGACGCATCGTCGGACGCATCCCCCTCCTCGACCACGACGACTTCGACAAGGCGGAGGCGTTCTTCGCCCGCTGGGGCGGCGGCGCGGTGCTGTTCGGCCGCTGCGTGCCTCTCGTGCGCTCCTTCATCTCGATCCCCGCCGGCATCGAGCGCATGGCGCTGTGGAAGTTCACGCTGTACACCCTGGTCGGGTCGGCCGTCTGGAACGGCATCTGGATCGGCCTCGGGTTCGCCTTCGGCCCCGCCATCCGGCCGATCCTCGAGCAGTGGAGCGGCGTGATCTCCGACGTGGTAGTCGGCCTGCTCATCCTGCTGCTCCTGGTGTTCATCGCGCTGCGCATCCGCCGCCGTATGCGGGAGGCCGCGGCACGGCGCGCGGAGGACAACGGGTCCGCCTGAGATACGGCCACCCGATGTCGGCGGGCCGGGGCACGATGGAGGCATGACGGACGGCTACGACCCCGGGTTCCTCGGCATCCCGCTCCCGCTCCCCGTGCCCCCGATGGCGGTGCGCACCCTGCCGGCGCCGCGGTTCACGGTGCTGCTGGACCCGGAGCGGCGGCTCGCCGCGGTGACGGCCGTCACCATCGACGGCGCCCGCCTGCGGGATCTCCCCCGGACGGGCGAGTGGCGTCTTGACCCGCGAGTGCCCGCAGAGGAGCAGGCGGGTCCGGCGGTCTATGCGGGGAACGACCTCGACCGCGGGCATCTCGTGCGCCGCCGCGATCCGGGCTGGGGCGAGCGCTCCGACGCCCGCGCGGCCATGGAAGCCACCTTCACCTACCCCAACGCGGCGCCGCAGGCGGCCGTCTTCAACCAGTCGAAAGACCTCTGGCTCGGGCTGGAGGACCACGTGCTCGCGTATGCCGAGACGACCGCACAGCGCCTGTCCGTCTTCACCGCCCCGGTGCTCGCCGACACCGACCCGCCGTACCGCGGCATCCGCATCCCCCTCCGGTTCTGGAAGATCGCGGCCTGGAGCTCCGAGGGCCGACTCGCCGCCGCCGCGTTCCTCCTCGACCAGACCGAGCTCGTCGACACCCGGGAGGGTGTCCTCGCCGTCGCGTCGCTCGGAGCCTTCCGCACCTTCCAGGTGCCCGTCGCCGCGGTCACCACCCTCACCGGAGTCGACCTCGGCCCGCTGCCCGACGCCGACGTCCTCCCCCGACGCGGGATCCGCGAGACCGGATGGCGCCCGCTGCACACGGCCGACGACATCGTCGTGTGACAGCGGGCGCTCCGCATCACTCGCCGGCGCGCGCGACCTCCAGGGACGGGTAGTCGATGTACCCCTCGGCGGTCGAACCGTAGAACAGCTCGGGGCGCGGTTCGTTCAGCTCGGCCCCGGTCCGCCAGCGCTCCACGAGGTCGGGGTTGGCGATGACGGGACGCCCGGCCGCGACCGCGTCCGCCCAGTCCTCGGCCACCAGCTCCTCTGCCGCGGCACGGGTGGTCTCGACGCCGAAGCCGGTGTTGACGATCAGCGGTGCGCCCGCCGCCCGGCGGATGGCCTGGACGAGCTCTCCCGCGGGCTCGGGGTGCAGCACATCGACGAAGGCCAGCCCCAGAGGCGCGAGTCCTTCGGCGAGCGCGGTGTAGGTCGCGAGGACGTCGGCCGCGTCGTCCTCGATGACGCCCTGGATGCCGTGGGCCGGAGAGAGCCGGATGCCGGTCCGGTCGGCACCCACCGCGGCGGCGACCGCCGTGGTCACCTCGATCGCGAAGCGCGCGCGGTTCTCCGGCGCGCCGCCGTACCGGTCGTCGCGGACGTTGGACACGGGAGACAGGAACTCGTGGACGAGGTAGCCGTTGGCGCCGTGCACCTCGACGCCGTCGAAGCCGGCCACGATCGCGTTCCGCGCGGCCTGGACGAACTGCTCGACGACCACCGGGATCTCGTCGAGGGTGAGGGCGTGCGCGACCGGCAGGTCGGCCTTGCCCTGGGGCGTCCGCGTCTGGCCGGGGGCGGCCAGGGCGCTCGGGGCGACGACG from Microbacterium paraoxydans includes the following:
- a CDS encoding DedA family protein, translated to MTPGTLPLAASAPGYDGFIGWVLSLIETLGEVGVGLAVLIETFVPPIPSEAILPAAGFLAYDGRMNAWGAWAAATLGGLVGAWIWYGLGAAVGRDRTRRIVGRIPLLDHDDFDKAEAFFARWGGGAVLFGRCVPLVRSFISIPAGIERMALWKFTLYTLVGSAVWNGIWIGLGFAFGPAIRPILEQWSGVISDVVVGLLILLLLVFIALRIRRRMREAAARRAEDNGSA
- a CDS encoding DNA/RNA non-specific endonuclease translates to MTDGYDPGFLGIPLPLPVPPMAVRTLPAPRFTVLLDPERRLAAVTAVTIDGARLRDLPRTGEWRLDPRVPAEEQAGPAVYAGNDLDRGHLVRRRDPGWGERSDARAAMEATFTYPNAAPQAAVFNQSKDLWLGLEDHVLAYAETTAQRLSVFTAPVLADTDPPYRGIRIPLRFWKIAAWSSEGRLAAAAFLLDQTELVDTREGVLAVASLGAFRTFQVPVAAVTTLTGVDLGPLPDADVLPRRGIRETGWRPLHTADDIVV
- a CDS encoding alkene reductase gives rise to the protein MTLYDSADFGSLHLSNRVVMAPLTRTRADADGVPTAIIEEYYRQRAGHGLIISEGVWPVLEGKSYPGQPGIVTPAQIDGWRRVTDAVHAEGGTIVMQLMHGGRVGHPEISGEPRVVAPSALAAPGQTRTPQGKADLPVAHALTLDEIPVVVEQFVQAARNAIVAGFDGVEVHGANGYLVHEFLSPVSNVRDDRYGGAPENRARFAIEVTTAVAAAVGADRTGIRLSPAHGIQGVIEDDAADVLATYTALAEGLAPLGLAFVDVLHPEPAGELVQAIRRAAGAPLIVNTGFGVETTRAAAEELVAEDWADAVAAGRPVIANPDLVERWRTGAELNEPRPELFYGSTAEGYIDYPSLEVARAGE
- a CDS encoding aminotransferase class I/II-fold pyridoxal phosphate-dependent enzyme; translated protein: MGTAESRDGETDAISGVTAAEISESVRDLVERGTLVAGDRLPPVRTLAQRLGVNRNTVLAAYRSLVTARIATTGGRTGTTVLGPAATPDEGFTPGTALRDIASGNPQAALLPDLAAALAAVHPRSVLYGESVIDAELAEWATRWIAEDQPRPFRLSVTAGAVDAVERLLAQTLVHGDRVGLEDPCFLSSIQTARLAGYTPVAIPVDEEGLTVEGVREALEAGVRAIVCTPRAHNPTGVSTSAARAAELQEVLAPHPHVLVIEDDHFSLLAPRPYASIIGPAHERWALVRSVSKFLGPDMRLAVTASDPVTAERLALRLSPGTMWVSHVMQQLAAAMLRDEEVHRLIATAGARYAARNRSFVALLAARGVEASGASGLNVWVDVRDDAGVVADRLARRGWLVRPGSEFALEDESAGGRHVRVTVHDLDDAELRRLADDVAAAAGPASTEEGA